DNA from Brevinematales bacterium:
TCGTAGACATGAAAGGAGTTACCCATCTTCTTCTTGAAGGTGAAAAGGAATGTCTTTGCGAAAACATGAATCTTGTTTTTACGGAGTTTGGCCTTAATTATAAGGCAGGAAGCCGACCGAATTTATTTGAAGTCACCTGCCCTGAATGCCTCGCAGCTCTTCGAAGACGTTTTGAAGGAATTAATGTCATTCCCCAGGAATGCCAGTATATTCCCCATGAATGGATCGAGGGAGATTACATCGTTTACGAAAGCGCCAACCGGGAAGTAGTCACGGTCAAGAACTACATAACCGGAAAAGAGGGTCAGGACTGGACTAAAGAAGGAGCGATTGCAAGGACGCTCTAAGAACGAAGCCCCGGCATTGCCCGGGGTTTTTCTTATATCTCGCCGATTGTTATACCTCAAACATGAAAAGGAGAGTTTTATGTCAGTAAGAGTCCACGCTATCACAGGTCTAAACGGCAGGACGCCGGAATATTCCGAGAGGTTTAACTACACTCATGACGAAGAAGCGCGTAATTATCTCGAAAATAGCGAGAACGTCATTCTTCGCCAGTTTTTCGACGGCGAAGGTTCCGGAGAAGCCGAGATAACCATTCAGGGGTTAAATGATCTTCTTTCTCTACTTGCGGACAATGAGTTGTCCGTGAAGTTGATCAAAGCAGACATCGATATACTGACCGCCCAGGGCGAGACCAGTATCACTTATTTCATTTTTTAAGCGTCTGGGGTTGTCTTAAAAAGCAACCCCTTCCCTGTATCTAAAACTTCAGATTATCCGGATAGATTTCAATAGCACATTCTTAAAGGAGTATAGGATGGATTACGTTTTATTTTTCCCTCAAAGTATTCTCAATGCGTTTCCCAGAAAGACCAATATACCAAAGCGGGAATGGAACAGCATAGGTGTAGTATCCCGCGTCCGGTTTCCCGAACGTAACGAAACGTGGTTCCTATATGACCATGAAAAACGGGTCTATCCTCAAAATAACCTATATTATGCTTACGTTCTTCCCCAGGGCGATTTTGTAGTCGCCGACGAAGCGGAGTATTCAGAGACCGGCGCGGTGATCGATACGGAATATATCCCTCACCAGCTCACGCTTTACGATGTGATAAAACACGATCAATGTGTAAAAGCAAAAGGGTATTAAAAAGGAATTCTTGAAATACTCTATTTCCTTTCAAACATACCGGAATTATCAATCTCCCCGCCTGTTATCTATCAAACGGAAAGAAGGAGAAGGGTATGTTATTTCTTTTAGACGCGAAACACATAGATCATTCGCATACGCTGGGAGCTGAAGAAGTATTCCGGCTTCCGTCAAAGGTACGGAGCATATTTATCAAGCTGTTCTGCGGTAACAAAGACGAAGAAGTCATACGGCTTGTCAGTAAGTATGCCCCGTTTTTAATCTCAAAGAGAGGAGTAAGGTAATGCAAAACGTAGTAACTACCGGAATTGAAATCAATCCGGAATTCGCAAAAGCGATGGATTTTATGGAAAACGGAAAACATCATGTATTCCTTACCGGAAAAGCCGGTACGGGGAAATCCACGCTTCTTTCGTACTTCTGCGAGAACACGGGACTGAACCATGTCATTCTCGCGCCGACCGGCGTCGCCGCGCTCAACGTGGGCGGGCAGACTATTCATTCGTTCTTCGGTTTCCGCCCGAATATTACTAAGGACCAAATCAAAAGATCGGACTGGCACGTCGATTTTTTAAGAAATCTCGACGTTATCATTATCGACGAGGTATCCATGCTCCGTGCCGACCTACTCGATTATATCGACGAATTCCTGCGGATCAACCGCAACCCCGCTGAAACTTTCGGCGGAATTAAGATGATTTTCATAGGGGATTTATTCCAGCTTCCCCCGGTAGTCACGGGGAATGAAGAACAGATTTTCAAGGATTATTACGACAGCCCCTATTTCTTCTCCGCACATTGTCTTGCCGGTGTCACCGTCAGATATATAGAGCTCACGAAAATCTACCGGCAGAACGACCGAAGGTTTATCGATATTCTCAATAACGTTCGGAATAACAATATCACTTATAGGGATATTTCCGAACTGAACCGCAGGGTAGACCGCGGGTTCGAGCCGTCCGAGGACGAGTTCTATATCTGGCTTACCCCGTTTAATAAGACCGTCATGGAGATCAATTCCTATCATCTATCCCGTCTTGAAGGGGAAGCCCACCGGTTTACCGCCGATATTCGCGGAGATTTCGAGGAAAAGTATTATCCCCTCGAAGACCCGCTCATCCTCAAAATAGGGGCGCAGGTTATGCTTCTCAATAACGATATTGAGGGCAGGTGGGTCAACGGTTCGATGGGTAAAATCACGAAAATAGAGGATGATCTCGATTATATCGAAGTTCAGTTAAATGACGGGGATAAGGTCAGGGTAGGCAAGAATAGGTGGGATATTTACCGCTATGAATATTCCAAAGCGGAACGACATATTAAAGCGGTGGAAATCGGGAGTTTTACGCAGTATCCTATTCGTCCGGCATGGGCGATCACTATTCATAAATCGCAGGGTAAAACGTTCGACCGCGCGATCATAGACATGGGGCGCGGAGCCTTCTCAACCGGGCAGACCTACGTCGCGCTATCGCGCTGCCGATCACTCGAAGGTATTATCCTGAAAACGCCGATAAATCAGTGGGGCGTATGGTCGGATAAACGTGTCATGGAGTTCATTGAAAATATAAGAGGATAAATAGTAAAATATTCAGGAGGTCTATTTTGGAAGAAATCACTGTAGGAAAATCGTGTCATCGTGTTCCTGCAAGCAATATTGAGTGTCTGAAAACAGATTGTACTATGTGGGACGCGAAAATCGGTTGTCTTGAAGTCGCGGCGCAGCGGGCGATTATAGCTATGGTGGATAAAGACGTATTTCGTGCCCTCATTAAGTTAGGTGATTGGTGCGACAATAATTTCACCATATCCCGTAAATCCTAACCACACTTCTCCTTTCGTTTTCCCCGTATCCGAAGTAGGGTACGGGGTTTTCTTTTAGAGAAATGTGTCGTATAATACGACACGTTTCATGTTTTCATTCTTCGAGATTACCTTCACCCACTATCATGTCCTCAAGCACAATATAAGCAATTTTCTCCGCTGTACGCAGATTAATCTTTTTGTTCAGCACTCCTACCAAGAATTCTTTCTCTTTTCCGAAAAACGCCTTGATTTCCCCGTTCCCGAAATACTTCACTTTGAAGCCTCCGGTTTCCTTTTCAAATACAGGGGCAGTCATATCTTTAACGGGTTCTTCATCGTCGCGGATAACTTCCGCTTCAAGAATCCTGTCCGTATCCGCTTCCTGTGCTTCGATAATCTTTTTCGTTCTATTTAATGATAAAATGAAATCATCATCGACTGCTTTTCCGTCCAGAATATCGCCTAATAGCTGAAAGCGGATATCTTCATCCTTCACTTGCGAAGCGATTTTCAGCTTAAATACTCCGGAATTTTCCATCGGTTTTTCGATAATATGCAGAAGTTCGTCGTAGTCCGGTATATCCATTAACCCTTCTGCCTGACGCTTTATTGAAACGGTACCTCGGATAGCCCTCACAATCTTGATAAGGTCGTAGACATGTGACCTGTTTCGCGGGATATGCTCTTTCATCCAATTAGTCCAGGAGTCCTCGCGGTTATAAAAGGTTTTCCAGTTTTCATGGGTTACGAATAAATCAAGCGCAATCTGGGCTTCGCTTCTGTCAATCTGATTGAAGTTTTTCTCAATCCGCTTTTCAATTACGGAAAGCGATAACGGCTGAAGAGTAGCCGTATCGTAGTATAGTGGTGAAATCCCCTTTAAATCCTGAGGAGCTACGGATAACGCGGTATCGTTTTTCGGCTGGTTTAAGTTCGAGTTATTAATATCGAATTTAACTTTACTTGCCATTTAATACCCCCAGAAGATGATCTACAAAACCCTTAAATTCCTCATAAGATTTCGTATTTTCCGGTAAAAAATGTCCCGCCTGTGAAAAAGTGGCTGATATATCCGACTTTAGCGATATGGGGTAGGGGTACAGAATATCGCTATAATCTGTTTTTAATTTCTCAAGAAAACTGTTTTTTACACTGCGGTTATCGTACATATTCGATACGATCATTTCGTCAATACCCTTATTTACGAGGCTTTTCGACCTTCTGCACTTTGCGATTGCTTTCTGAGTAGGAACAATACCGCGGACAGACCAGGACTCAAGCTGGGTAGGGATAACCGTCATATCCGAAGCTATAATCGCGGAATTCATGAGTAACCCGACTGCTGGGGGGCTGTCGATAATGCAATAATCATAGTCACCGACGATATCGGATAATAGGGGATCGTTCAGTTTTTGATAAAGTACGAATGAGCTATTCGGGGTACTGGCCATATCAATTTCAACAAAAGACAGGTCGATTTCTGACGGGATAAAGTCGAAATTATTATCAACATGAATAACGGTTTCCGAGACAGGTTTATCCTCGCCGATTACATTCCGGATCGTATAATCGACCTGTCTTGTAACCAAGTGAGCCGTCGCAGCGCTCTGCGGGTCCATATCGATCATTAATACCTTGTAATTCTCGGAAAGGATTTTAGCGGTTTGGAGTGAGATACAGGTTTTACCTACACCGCCTTTTACCGTAGAAAATGACACAGTTTTCATATATAAATTCCTCCCGCAAGCATTATATCAGATATTAATAGGAAAATCAATTTGTCGTATCATACGACATATTTATTCCGCAGGTTTTAGTAAATTTCCTGGTAATTATCTCCTATTCTGTTATTAATCAAATACGTAAAGGAGTAGGTATGATGGGTATAATCAACAAACTTCTCAAGGTTTTCGGTATAGTAATTCTTCCCAGAAAAAGAGCCTTACATAGTCTTGCGGTAGATTACGCGCTGATTAAAGTTCAGATCGACGCTCTTTCTCATCTTACTGATCTTATCAGTATCAAGGAGCTCAAGAAACAAGTACAGGTTTATGAGGAAGATTTACTTAAAGCCTAAAACACTTCTTTCTTATACCCCGGTATCCGCTGGGGTATTTCTTTTATCTTCATTCCTGTTATTCTACAAACACGAAAAGGAGATGTTTATGAAGGGTATTTCTACACACGCTGAAGCCGCGAAAGCGATCAGGGCAGAACTGAAAGTACAGTTTCCGAATGTAAAGTTCAAAGTTCGCTCGGATAGTTTCGCAGGCGGGAACTCGGTTGATATTTACTGGATCGACGGCCCGAACATAGCGCAGGTAGACGAGATAGTCCGTAAATTCAAGTACGGAAAGTTTAATTCATGGAACGATATGTATGAGGACAATAACCGCAATTTCAATCTCCCGCAGGTGAAGTATGTAATGACCCACCGCGAGATATCTTTCAATACTGCGGTGAAGGTCGTCGAAAAGATTAAAAAGGAAACGGGTTTTGAGATTACAATTTCCCCGAAAGAAAATAACGGCTACAAAATCGAAAACCTTTATACCGAAGTATTTGAAGCATTTCGAGGAAGGTATAACGGTGATCCTATCAGAGGTTATGCCACCGAAATGACTTTCTGAACGAAAAGCCCCGGCAAAGCTCCGGGGCTTTATATTTTTAATCTCCCTACCTGTTATTTAAAAAATAAACCACAGGAGTATTCTATGATGGATGTCCGTGAGTACAAAAAGCTGCCGAAGGAAGATAGGGTAGCTTACCTTAAATCCCTCGATAAAACCGAGCGGAATGTGATGCTCAAGAAGATCAAGAAAAGTATTGATCGCGGAATGCGCGATCAGGTCATGCGAGATATGGGTCTCACGAAAGTACGGGGCGCCGTATCCGGCAAGGTATTTTGGGAATAAGATTGCTCCGCTCACCACGCCCCGCAGAAATGCGGGGTTATTATTTTCATCAATAATATTTCAATGAATACAGCCCAATGAATACGTCTCAATGCGTACAAGTCATTATTAACATTTTAATAGATACAGGTCAATGATCACATTCCAATAATAACATTTCAATACTATCAATGATTACAATTCAATAGGTACAATATCCCGTTTTCGTTATCATTGAATGATAGCATTGACATCCTGTAAATCTCCGTTTCTGTTAATATTCAAATAAGCAAAGAGGAGCGTTTCATGCCGGAAGAAAAGAAGTACGATTTCAAGATCGCGGTACACGTCGAAGATAAGAAACTCATGGGTATCCGGTTAATGAATAATCCGGAAGATATCAAGGACGGCGACACTCACGTTTTTACGTGGCCCGTCGATCCCCGCTTTACCGGCGCTTTCACCGCAGCAGACATGATCTGCGAGCTTAGCGGATGGGAAAATCAAATTCCGCTCTCATCCAGTTTTTAAAGGTAAGCCCTGGCGATCACCAGGGCTTTTTCTTATCTGAATGATTGTTATCATATAACGAACGATAAAGGAGCGGAGCATGAGTACATTCGACAGGTATGCTTATACGGTCGCCGATGTTATTCAGGACGTCTGGAAACAACAGAGCACCGAACACCCGATCCACGGGTTTTATCACGGGAATTCCCAGCGCAAAGTAGAAAACCTGCTTCAGAAGGGTTTAATCGCACGTCAGTCGAACGGCGCTCTTTTCGTTACCCCGCTCGGGATGGCGTGGATTTCCGAAGGCTGCCAGACGAAAGGAAACGGGGCGATCATCATGCCGCAATAATTCATGGTTTTTAGGACAGTAAAGAAACCGTATCTGTAATAAGGTACGGTTTTTTCATATCTCTTTATTTGTTATTCTACAAACAGCATAAAGGAGAGTATATGACTACCCTTATCGGAAACAAGGCAAAATTTCGCGAAGTCTATTTTCAGGAATTGAAGGTTTCGGTTCAGAAACACCCGGAGGATTACAGGTATTCTTCTGATCCGGAAATCGCTCGTGTTGTAGATAATATGACTGAAGCTTTTGCCAAGAATGGCGCAGGTATAAGCAACGCAATCCGAAGAACTTGCAGAAAGCTGGGTATTAAAGCGACATTCACCGAGATCAAGAAATTTCTCAATTCGTAGAAAGGGCGGGGAAACCCGCCTTATTTTTTATTATCTATATTTCTGTTATTCTACAAACAGCATAAAGGAGAGCGTTATGAGAGTGAAAGAAAAAGTGAGAGTCAGAGCAACCGCCAGACCGGTTTACATGACGGGGAGTGAAATGCGGGAATACTTTGAACTGAAGGAAAAGCTGATTGAGAACAATGCTTTCGTGACCGCAGAAAACACCTACGAATGGAACAGGCTGAACGAGCTCACAATAAAATACCAGAACGAGCTCTACGCCCTTGCCAGCGCATAATAATCAACCCCGGAAAACTTCCGGGGTTTTTGTTTTCAAATCTTTCTATTTGTTATACATGAAAAGGAAAGAAGGAGCAGAGCATGACACAGACAAAACCGTATTATCGCGGAACTACCGGAAAATTTAAGGAAGGGCAGAAAGTAACCCTTAAATCCGGGTATTCCGGTATCATCGAAGGCGAGTACGAAGACGATCTATGGGAAGTTCGTCTTGAAAGCGGCAGTATAGTCGCGTCTTCATACGAGATTGTTTCCGTACCTCTCGAATCTGATGAAAGTCCAGTCGGTCCAGTTATTTCCAGCTATTCCCGCGCGAACGCCATCGCAGACGGAACCCTCATCGATCTTAACCAGTTAATTCCGGTCGCGGAGTCTGGGTACAAGTATCCCGTCGCCTGCACCGCGTCCGTTTTCGCGCTCATCACCCGCGCGATCGAAAAGTATTCCTACATGGATGAAAAAGGGATAACCTGGGATATCCTTTGGATGTCCCGAATGTACCCTACGAAGAAATGGGAAACCGGTAGACTGTTCAAGGTAAAAATAGGAAGTACGGTTCACACCCTGAAACTCGAAGCCGGGCCCGGCGACAATGGGGAAGGGGTTATAACAATAATGACTCCGGAAGAAGATTAAAAAACCCTCGCTCATCACACCCCGCAGAAATGCGGGGTTTCTTATTTTTATCAATCTTCCTATCTGTTATCTATAAAACGGAGAGAAGGAGATATCTATGCTTATTCTGCTTCATTTCAAAGATGGTAAAAATGTATATTCGTCAGCGGGTTCTATCAAACACGCCAAATCTCAGGCTAAAAAGTCCGGCGCTGAAAGCGTTATTGCTTTCATCCAGAATAACCAGAACAAAGCGAGAACTTACAACCGCGACCAGTTTTAAGAAGATACCCCGCTCAACAAAGCGGGGTTTTTCTTATATCTTCCAGTTTGTTATTTATAAAACGAAACAAGGAGCAGAGTATGATAGGGTTTATCCACCGTTCTATGTATCACGAGTTTATTGAAGTAGAATCGTTCTATTCCGGACACCCCATATTCGATAGAACTACAAAACTGATACATCGACCCACAGGAGAAGTCGTTACTGAAAAATTAGGTTCATGGTCAAAAAAGGCTCTTATTTCAGTTCATAACCGAAGAGTGGAACATCTCAAATCTGTTAAATCATAAAACAATTCAAGGAGAAGCCTATGAGTTTACACGTCATTACCTTGACACCCGAGGAGCTGGAAGCCCTGAAAAAGGTACATCAGTATCTTTATCAGGACGAAAAGGAACACTACGAACAGTATCAGGAAGAACTTAAAAACGAAGGGTTGAGCGAGGAGATGATCGAGGAAGAGAAAAAAGGACATATATGCTATTCCCTCGAAATTCTCGAAGAAATCCTTAAAAAGTTCCTTTAATCCCGAAGCCCCCGCTACCGGGGGCATTTCTTTTATCTTACCAACTGTTATCTATCATAATAAACATAAGGAGCTAATATGGGAGTACATGTCAACCTAAAGGTCAGGGGAAGCCTGAATACCGAATTGCCGGTCGAGCGTACCATCGAACTGGAAAAATGTCTTACGGAAACGTCCGCGGACCTTAATCTCGCCGGTCTTTCAGAACAGGATAAAAATGACCTGTTCGATAATCTCCGCATTACCGCTTTATCCCGCGAAGATAATGAACCCGTAAATTATGACGGTGATTTTCAGGATGCAAAGATGATGGTGAGCGAAGCAAATGAGAAACTCAAAACCGCGCTCAACACTGCTCTCGACGCCCTGCTTTCTACCCTCATCGAACGCAAAATTCAGTGTATCAAAGTGAGCGGAGTCCATTTCTATACCACGGATACCACCGAAGAACTGAATGCGAACTATCTTATCGTTC
Protein-coding regions in this window:
- a CDS encoding AAA family ATPase, whose product is MQNVVTTGIEINPEFAKAMDFMENGKHHVFLTGKAGTGKSTLLSYFCENTGLNHVILAPTGVAALNVGGQTIHSFFGFRPNITKDQIKRSDWHVDFLRNLDVIIIDEVSMLRADLLDYIDEFLRINRNPAETFGGIKMIFIGDLFQLPPVVTGNEEQIFKDYYDSPYFFSAHCLAGVTVRYIELTKIYRQNDRRFIDILNNVRNNNITYRDISELNRRVDRGFEPSEDEFYIWLTPFNKTVMEINSYHLSRLEGEAHRFTADIRGDFEEKYYPLEDPLILKIGAQVMLLNNDIEGRWVNGSMGKITKIEDDLDYIEVQLNDGDKVRVGKNRWDIYRYEYSKAERHIKAVEIGSFTQYPIRPAWAITIHKSQGKTFDRAIIDMGRGAFSTGQTYVALSRCRSLEGIILKTPINQWGVWSDKRVMEFIENIRG
- a CDS encoding AAA family ATPase, coding for MKTVSFSTVKGGVGKTCISLQTAKILSENYKVLMIDMDPQSAATAHLVTRQVDYTIRNVIGEDKPVSETVIHVDNNFDFIPSEIDLSFVEIDMASTPNSSFVLYQKLNDPLLSDIVGDYDYCIIDSPPAVGLLMNSAIIASDMTVIPTQLESWSVRGIVPTQKAIAKCRRSKSLVNKGIDEMIVSNMYDNRSVKNSFLEKLKTDYSDILYPYPISLKSDISATFSQAGHFLPENTKSYEEFKGFVDHLLGVLNGK